Proteins co-encoded in one Seriola aureovittata isolate HTS-2021-v1 ecotype China chromosome 1, ASM2101889v1, whole genome shotgun sequence genomic window:
- the cmtm3 gene encoding CKLF-like MARVEL transmembrane domain-containing protein 3: MGDIEAPDSNRPRQTVLLSVLPSKEFASSRKGMLLIAEVALSFVSFVCFAASKAAAFVTVPLLEFLAALFLLFAYSTKFNERFKGFLWPLMDFMRCVTASIIFFIISIIAVSRYLDGSSKAAGVFGFIATIVFALDFYLIFNELANFLKQGGESNDEPSRQQDEFSDSDSD; the protein is encoded by the exons ATGGGGGACATCGAGGCTCCCGACTCGAATCGGCCGCGTCAGACCGTCCTGCTCTCTGTTCTTCCGAGCAAAGAGTTCGCCTCGTCAAGGAAAGGAATGCTGCTGATCGCTGAAGTG GCTCTCTCCTTTGtatcatttgtgtgttttgcggCGTCCAAAGCAGCAGCCTTTGTGACAGTCCCACTGCTGGAGTTCCTGGCTGCTCTCTTCTTGTTGTTCGCTTACTCCACCAAATTTAACGAGAGGTTTAAAGGCTTCCTCTGGCCTCTTATG GATTTCATGAGATGTGTGACTGCCTCCATTATCTTTTTCATCATCTCCATAATTGCAGTGTCCAGATATTTGGACGGCTCCTCTAAGGCTGCTGGG GTGTTTGGTTTCATAGCCACCATCGTTTTTGCTTTAGATTTTTACCTCATTTTCAATGAGCTGGCTAATTTCCTAAAGCAAGGAGGGGAGTCCAATGATGAGCCATCAAGACAGCAAG
- the LOC130185480 gene encoding proteolipid protein 2 → MSADHSKVTSMDMDTAFLKSKRGILKTAEMATLFVAFVCFAVGSRPNYIAATVLEFLITTLLLLLYMFKLNKRLTFFFWPLVDLFNSVFAAVYFVVLSLMAVITYTFTGTLVGGIVGLISAALLCMDSYTLFRDITFNRPRSDTQSQDNK, encoded by the exons ATGTCGGCAGATCACAGTAAGGTAACATCCATGGACATGGACACAGCTTTTCTCAAATCCAAGAGGGGGATCctgaaaacagcagagatg GCGACTCTGTTTGTGGCATTTGTGTGTTTCGCTGTAGGATCCAGACCAAATTACATTGCAGCCACAGTGCTGGAGTTTCTGATCACCAcattgctgctgttgctgtacATGTTCAAACTCAACAAGAGGCTGACCTTCTTCTTTTGGCCTCTCGTT GACCTTTTCAATTCAGTCTTTGCAGCAGTCTACTTTGTTGTCTTGAGCCTGATGGCTGTAATCACGTACACTTTCACAGGAACACTGGTTGGAGGG ATAGTTGGTCTCatctcagctgctctgctctgtatgGACAGCTACACACTTTTCAGGGACATCACGTTTAACAGGCCAAGAAGTGACACCCAGAGTCAAGACAACAAATGA